A window of Leptotrichia sp. oral taxon 215 str. W9775 contains these coding sequences:
- the nrdR gene encoding transcriptional regulator NrdR: MKCPFCGSENTKVIDSRAYSDGNSIKRRRECEDCKKRFTTHEKVVELTLYVIKKDGVKQSYSREKVRKGIARSLVKRKVDSERIEEAIDKIEREILTNYSGEIKSSDLGNIIMSYLLDLDEIAYVRFASVYKKFDSLESFIKEIEKIRKKK, encoded by the coding sequence ATGAAATGTCCATTTTGCGGAAGTGAAAATACCAAAGTAATAGACAGCAGGGCATATTCTGATGGTAACTCCATAAAAAGACGTCGGGAATGTGAAGATTGTAAAAAAAGGTTTACTACACATGAAAAAGTTGTGGAGTTAACTTTGTATGTAATCAAGAAAGACGGTGTGAAACAATCTTATTCCAGGGAAAAAGTCCGTAAAGGAATTGCCCGTTCTTTGGTAAAAAGAAAAGTTGATTCTGAAAGAATTGAAGAGGCAATAGATAAAATCGAGAGGGAAATTCTCACAAATTATTCAGGTGAAATAAAATCGAGTGATTTAGGAAATATAATAATGTCATATCTTCTTGACCTTGATGAAATAGCCTATGTCAGATTTGCCTCTGTTTATAAAAAATTTGACAGTCTGGAAAGCTTTATAAAGGAAATTGAAAAAATAAGAAAAAAAAAATAA
- a CDS encoding serine protease, translating into MKKLLIIINLLMCMTIFSEDISVKKALVKVYTSHQLFDYLSPWQYGQSANSTATGFIIDGERIITNAHAVLNSKFLQVRKEGDSKKYKAVVKFTSEEYDLALVEIEDKSFFKGTVPLKLGTLPEIQEKLTVYGYPLGGDKLSTTQGIVSRMEHNTYTLTNRKFLIGQTDAAINSGNSGGPVVSKGKVVGVAFAGLNSADNIGYFIPVNILNNFLEDIKDGKYDGSPLLGLEWLELESPSHRRMLGIEDKTGGILIKKVFKNSPFEGVLQKNDVLMKLDNYPVEYDGTIEFRKNEKTDFSYVNQQKKYGDNLSYEIIRDKKTKTGQVKLEKKDIKYTVVTEVTIETPPSYMVYGGLLFEPLTSNYMAGVIEKLGSVYDREELYKDYKELVVLVRVLPFDVNLGYTDAVNQIIVKVNGEKYKDFKDFAQKVKNVKSGFIIFENDNGDEIVLDVKEVEEQKEALMQNYNISSDMSDDIK; encoded by the coding sequence TTGAAAAAACTTTTAATAATAATTAACCTGCTTATGTGTATGACTATATTTTCAGAAGATATATCAGTAAAAAAAGCTCTTGTAAAAGTTTATACTTCTCACCAGCTTTTTGATTATCTTTCTCCGTGGCAGTATGGTCAAAGTGCAAATTCCACAGCTACGGGATTTATAATTGATGGAGAGAGGATTATAACGAATGCTCATGCAGTTTTAAATTCTAAATTTCTGCAGGTGAGAAAAGAAGGGGATTCAAAAAAATATAAGGCGGTTGTAAAATTTACTTCAGAAGAATATGACCTTGCTTTAGTTGAAATTGAAGATAAATCATTCTTTAAAGGGACTGTTCCGTTAAAATTAGGAACTTTACCTGAAATTCAGGAAAAACTGACTGTGTATGGATATCCTTTAGGAGGGGATAAATTAAGCACAACACAGGGAATTGTTTCAAGAATGGAGCACAATACATATACTCTGACCAATCGTAAATTTCTGATAGGTCAGACTGATGCGGCAATAAACAGTGGTAACAGCGGAGGACCTGTTGTAAGTAAGGGGAAAGTTGTAGGAGTTGCTTTTGCAGGATTAAATTCAGCAGATAACATAGGATATTTTATTCCTGTAAATATATTAAATAATTTTCTTGAAGATATAAAAGATGGTAAATATGACGGATCACCACTTTTAGGATTGGAGTGGTTAGAACTTGAAAGTCCTTCACATAGAAGAATGCTTGGAATAGAAGATAAAACAGGGGGAATTCTTATAAAGAAAGTATTTAAAAACTCACCATTTGAAGGAGTTCTTCAGAAAAATGATGTGTTAATGAAATTGGATAATTATCCTGTTGAATATGATGGAACAATAGAATTTAGAAAAAATGAGAAAACAGATTTCTCTTATGTAAATCAGCAGAAAAAGTACGGAGACAATTTAAGTTATGAAATTATAAGAGATAAAAAGACAAAAACTGGTCAGGTAAAATTAGAGAAAAAGGATATAAAATATACAGTTGTGACGGAAGTAACGATTGAAACACCACCTTCTTATATGGTATACGGAGGACTGCTATTTGAACCTCTTACAAGTAATTATATGGCAGGAGTAATTGAAAAATTAGGATCTGTATATGACAGGGAAGAACTGTATAAAGATTATAAAGAACTTGTTGTACTTGTGAGGGTATTGCCTTTTGATGTCAACTTGGGATACACGGATGCAGTAAATCAAATTATTGTAAAGGTGAATGGAGAAAAATATAAGGATTTTAAAGATTTTGCCCAGAAGGTAAAAAATGTGAAATCAGGATTTATTATTTTTGAAAATGATAACGGTGATGAAATAGTTCTGGATGTAAAAGAAGTGGAAGAACAGAAGGAAGCACTTATGCAAAACTATAATATATCATCAGATATGTCAGATGATATAAAATAA
- a CDS encoding PTS sugar transporter subunit IIA — MKGKKIADYINVDTISLDLKSKNKNAVIKELYEGIKNKEAVKNEELGLSDIYAREAIGSTGIGKGVALPHAKTKAVDELIVTFGVSKNGIEYDSLDEENVKIFFMFLCPEENTQEYLTVLARISRWIKEDKFRENLLKAKTAEEVIEIIKAEEN; from the coding sequence ATGAAGGGTAAAAAGATTGCAGATTACATTAATGTGGATACAATTAGTCTGGATTTAAAGTCAAAAAATAAAAATGCTGTTATTAAAGAACTTTATGAAGGTATAAAAAATAAAGAAGCTGTGAAAAATGAAGAATTAGGACTTAGTGATATTTATGCAAGAGAAGCAATAGGTTCAACAGGAATAGGTAAAGGTGTAGCTTTACCGCATGCTAAAACAAAGGCAGTAGATGAGCTTATAGTAACTTTTGGTGTTTCTAAAAATGGGATAGAATATGACTCCCTTGATGAAGAAAATGTAAAAATATTTTTTATGTTCCTATGTCCTGAAGAAAATACACAGGAATATTTGACAGTTTTAGCAAGAATTTCAAGATGGATTAAAGAGGATAAATTTAGGGAAAATCTTTTGAAAGCTAAAACGGCGGAAGAAGTAATTGAAATTATCAAAGCAGAAGAAAATTAG
- a CDS encoding septum formation initiator family protein, translated as MGKKLFVVFNIGFVLLLGIMLYQAFRIYLMKESINTEIIMLEEKVNEYAEKKKNLQSKIDNFSEEEKIERIARDRLNMKKEGEVVYKVVE; from the coding sequence ATGGGAAAGAAATTATTTGTTGTTTTTAATATTGGATTTGTGCTGTTGCTTGGAATAATGTTATATCAGGCTTTCAGGATATATCTTATGAAGGAAAGTATAAATACTGAAATAATAATGCTGGAAGAAAAAGTCAATGAATATGCTGAAAAAAAGAAGAATCTGCAAAGTAAAATTGATAATTTTAGCGAAGAAGAAAAAATAGAAAGAATAGCAAGAGACAGATTAAATATGAAAAAAGAGGGAGAGGTTGTTTATAAAGTTGTTGAGTAG